One Cololabis saira isolate AMF1-May2022 chromosome 18, fColSai1.1, whole genome shotgun sequence genomic region harbors:
- the zbtb1 gene encoding zinc finger and BTB domain-containing protein 1: MARPSHSDHVLQQLNNQREWGFLCDCLIAIGDIYFRAHKAVLAACSSYFRMMFIRDQQGAGRLDLSNMQISAECFDLILQLMYLGRIVVGSYEFEELKASMAYLQMYYIPDSLEDLRDIRSSNLAPSSSASSSSSSSSSTGVAAGKMMFGVRMYEQQMPAAATVEGERLPKAVTGAGVRPAVPAAPSRPVVVVEEAVTTPLIAVPPSADGGAEQPCDLRKRAGGRSAGLKDRPRFGRTFTCDDCGFVFSCEKLLIEHILTCTNRKTYQPPRGNAEADDSSKAESSASESVDEHRLCKGEDDWPETKTDCDLAIRSVAAGTDGKPGSTRIIKTEPEEGVFPEIEMVRVGEHAAREAALADSLREKLASDRDLGPSVSGLESSSEQLEGHLSSSNDSGVPAKLRKVKDERQEADCTPCELCGALLAEEDKSGHYLSNHMGHICACGRCGQVLIKGRQLQEHAERCGESHGAESDSHGEDEASLLGEPQGVEEGLLEVADLACPHCGLLFQNESLALEHALSCHDQELFRPALLEDSGEPDHRRKHFCSICGKGFYQRCHLREHYTVHTKEKQFTCQTCGKQFLRERQLRLHTDMHKGMARYVCPLCDQGTFLKHDHVRHMISHLSAGETICQVCFQIFPGGEQLEKHMDVHLYICGVCGEKFRLRKDMRSHYNSKHTKRL; encoded by the coding sequence ATGGCGAGGCCGAGCCACAGTGATcacgtcctccagcagctcaacAACCAGCGGGAGTGGGGGTTCCTGTGCGACTGCCTCATCGCCATTGGCGACATCTACTTCCGGGCGCATAAGGCCGTCCTGGCGGCGTGCAGCTCCTACTTCCGGATGATGTTCATCCGGGACCAGCAGGGCGCGGGCCGCCTGGACCTCAGCAACATGCAGATCAGCGCCGAGTGCTTCGACCTCATCCTGCAGCTCATGTACCTGGGCCGCATCGTCGTCGGGAGCTACGAGTTCGAGGAGCTGAAGGCGTCCATGGCCTACTTGCAGATGTACTACATCCCTGACTCGCTGGAGGATCTCAGGGACATCCGGAGCTCCAACCTCGCCCCCTCTTCCTCAGCTTCCTCGTCTTCCTCGTCCAGCTCTTCCACCGGAGTGGCGGCTGGGAAAATGATGTTCGGAGTGCGCATGTATGAGCAACAGATGCCTGCGGCAGCAACAGTGGAGGGGGAGCGCTTGCCGAAGGCTGTGACTGGCGCGGGCGTACGTCCTGCTGTTCCTGCAGCTCCAAGCAGgccggtggtggtggtggaggaggcCGTGACCACACCTCTGATCGCGGTGCCGCCCTCTGCAGACGGTGGTGCCGAGCAGCCGTGCGACTTGAGGAAAAGAGCCGGCGGCAGGAGCGCAGGCCTCAAAGACAGGCCGCGTTTCGGCCGCACTTTCACCTGCGACGACTGCGGCTTCGTCTTCAGCTGTGAGAAGCTTCTGATCGAGCACATCCTCACCTGCACCAACCGCAAGACCTACCAACCTCCGCGGGGCAACGCAGAGGCCGACGACTCCAGCAAAGCGGAGAGCTCCGCCTCCGAGAGCGTCGACGAGCACAGACTCTGCAAAGGCGAGGACGACTGGCCGGAAACCAAGACGGACTGTGACCTCGCCATCAGGTCGGTGGCGGCCGGGACCGACGGCAAGCCCGGGTCCACCAGGATCATCAAGACGGAGCCGGAGGAAGGCGTGTTTCCGGAGATCGAGATGGTCCGGGTGGGGGAGCACGCCGCCAGAGAGGCTGCTCTCGCCGATTCTTTGCGGGAAAAGCTGGCATCAGACCGTGATTTGGGGCCCAGCGTGTCGGGTTTGGAAAGCAGCAGCGAACAGCTCGAAGGCCACCTGTCGAGCAGCAACGACTCAGGCGTCCCCGCCAAGCTGCGAAAGGTCAAAGACGAGCGGCAGGAAGCAGACTGCACCCCCTGCGAGCTGTGCGGTGCCCTGCTGGCGGAGGAGGACAAGTCGGGCCACTACCTGTCCAACCACATGGGCCACATCTGCGCCTGCGGGAGGTGCGGGCAGGTCCTCATCAAGGGCCGGCAGCTGCAGGAGCACGCCGAGCGCTGCGGCGAGTCCCACGGCGCCGAGTCGGACTCCCACGGTGAGGACGAGGCCTCGCTGCTGGGGGAGCCTCAGGGCGTGGAGGAGGGGCTGCTGGAGGTGGCCGACCTGGCCTGCCCTCACTGCGGCCTGCTGTTCCAGAACGAAAGCCTGGCGCTGGAGCACGCCCTGTCCTGCCACGACCAGGAGCTGTTCCGACCCGCCCTCCTGGAGGACAGCGGCGAGCCCGACCACCGGCGGAAACACTTCTGCAGCATCTGCGGGAAAGGCTTCTACCAGCGCTGCCACCTGCGCGAGCACTATACCGTCCACACCAAAGAGAAGCAGTTCACCTGCCAGACCTGCGGGAAGCAGTTCCTGCGGGAGCGCCAGCTCCGCCTCCACACAGACATGCACAAGGGCATGGCGCGCTACGTGTGCCCGCTCTGCGACCAGGGCACCTTCCTGAAGCACGACCACGTCCGGCACATGATCTCTCACCTGTCGGCCGGAGAGACCATCTGCCAGGTGTGCTTCCAGATCTTCCCCGGCGGCGAGCAGTTGGAGAAACACATGGACGTGCACCTGTACATCTGCGGCGTCTGCGGCGAGAAGTTCCGGCTGCGCAAAGACATGAGGAGCCACTACAACTCCAAACACACCAAGAGACTCTAG